The nucleotide window AGTTTCTCATcaattttatgcttttatagGCTTAAAGGTCTGGATTAAGTTGAAAACTTAGTAAGCTGTTTACTTTGAATTAATCTTTTTACttctaattttattttaaatggtgTTAAATGTGTAAGTATGTATGTATTTAGGCCGTGTGCTATTTTGAACACAGTAGCTTTGTTGTAGCTGTGTAagcttttttctaaaaactcTTTTAAAATGTGTAAATCGTTTAAGTTCAAAGCCGAAGAATTTAGAAGTTTCcttatagaaaaaaatattctgTTAAAATTGCCAAGCTATTGCGCAATATCTTCAGTCTCAGAgcgaaacatatttttttgtttttgtaaaggCTTAGTCGGCCGAAGAGCACGCCACCTATCCAACAAAAGAGCTCAGTACAGCAGGACAATCTGCTTGTTGTGCAAAGAAGTAAAAAGGGGTCCCATCAAATCCAGCGTTCGGTGACACCGTCCCGGCTGTATGTGATGACATGAATTTTGAGTTTTTCATTAAGTTTTTGTGGAAACTATTCtatttttattcttgtttCTTTGATGTTGTTCAGGAGTTTGtcacaaaacaacaagaaaagAGGGAGCTCAACGGACAGAAGTGAAATCCGAAGCGTGAGTTTTTTCTCAGTTACCATTAGATAAAAGCTCGGGTGGCCTTGGAATTGCAACCACGCGAATATACACCCAAGTGAAATTTCATACATACAGCACTTGATAAACCTTTATTTTTCACAACAAATCATAATTAGCCATATAAAGTAATATTTGAATCCAAACCAGTTACAAAGAGCAACCTCACAACAAATTACACACATGGGTACATTACCGTGATTACTGCCTTACTGGTTATCAAAAGCTTGTGTTCTATAATGCCATGGTCAGGCTTACAAAGCCGAAATAAcgagcaaaatctttaatacTTGGTTGTACTTTCTTGTTTTGagaattttttatatcaaactgaCATACACTCACGGTTTCTTTATGCCCAGAAATCAATGGTGAGCTTGAATAATCGTTTGTCGAAACCTAAACCAGGGCCTATTCCTGCCGCTGGCAACACAAGAACAAAACAACGCACCAGCGTTCAACCGAACCTGAGTGAGTTGTAAATTGCTTTGTGGATTGCAAGTTTTGTGTTCTTAAATCTTTTGTTGGAGTTATATGCTGTAGAACTTTGGTTACAAGTTTATGTAAAGCATCGATCACAAACCAAattgtatttctttttttacgaatattgatttttttaaattgacaGATAAAACGCATCCCTTGAAAACGACACCAGCCAAAGACAACAGGTAATCAATGCATAGAATTAAAGTTGGTTTGTCTGAATTTGTTCATTTTCACAAGAGCATTCCTACTAGCTTCTATGAACTGACATAAAAAATATCTATACCCAGCATGCTTATAACGTtgacttttaaaattaaaaaatttgaaattgcgACAACGTTAATAACGTCGCGAAGGATCATCAGACATTCTTGTTACAAAGTTGTTGATTTAACATCATTATTAGGTTAAGGAGCCGGTCAACCGGTGATCAGCTTGAAAGTCGCGAAGTTGAAATCCTACACGCACTGGAGAAGGAATGCATTTCGAATCAATTCTCCTTGCAACATGAAAGGCACACAAGCCTAGATAGCTCCATTGATGTAAGATCGCTCTTCGCGCGCATTAAGGTTGCATCGTTGCATGCTGGAATGCTAGATAATTGTTGAATTGCTTAGGTCTGACACCTTACACACGTCTTTGCACCGTGTATGATCGGTGTAGATTGCTTACTTGCACCCGTCAGCTAACCAACTTGATTTCTTTTACTTCAAAGAGCTTTGATCGCTCCCAGCGCCAGAGCACAGATAATGAAGACAGTGAAGTCGCCCAGCACATGAGGGGGCTGCTTGAACCAAACACTCCGAGACATCCAGCCGGGTACAGTTCCCTGCCAAGGGCAAGGAAGGATAAGTGAGTCTTGGTTCTGTCACTTTCTGCTTTGGTTTCTGTTATGTAGTAGCTTTTTAACATTTGCTGAGTCCCTTTTTTAAAGCAGTGCTTGCTGATTATAAGCATTTGCAgcgaaaaacattttgtcttGTTTTGCGTTAATTTGCGTTAATTTACTTTCCACCAAAATTTCTacaattttaaattcatttcttGCCAGGAGAGAAAGCGAACAGCGATCCCGGATCCCGACCCCGGTCTCTTTCCAGAAACAGTCACTATCTAGTCGGAGCATTGACATCAACGATGAGAAGACTGAGAAGAAACCGAGTCGGACGGGAACGACGGAAAGAGTTAAAATCGAGTCGGTTAAAACTCAGTCGAACTCGAAGTCATTCATGAACGGACACAGCAAACCTCAGCAGCAGCAAACAGCAGACGAATTCGAAAACGACAGACAATCTAAGGCTTCTTTAGAGGCCCAATTGAACCGGCTCCTAAATCCCAATGCGTTGTATTCTGGAGATGACCAAAGCCGGTTCTCGCAAAAGTCACGCACCAGCGAGCATGAGATGAACTTCGACCCCGCTCCCTTGCACGCATCAGGGTATTCCCCTAACAACGAATTTCTGGCGCAGAAATCGGCCTTCGTGCCAATCGAGAATTACGAGCGAGAAAATGGATTAAGTTCGGCGGGGATTTCGGGGCAAACCTTGCATAACGCAAGGTGCACAGCAGTGCAGACCCAACCCCAGGCCCAAAACGGGGCAATTGGTAACCCCAGCTATAACTCGTCGCCGAAGCGCTACGATAACAACATGAACGAACAGCCTTCCGGTTTCCATGGCAACATGACCATAAGATCAAAGACTGTTTCGAGGCTACCTTCCCACATCCTGCAATCTTGCGGACTGGCGGGAAGTCCCTGTTTCGATTCGGGGGTCGAATCCACCCCAAACGGTTACCCGATGACCCCAAATTCAGGCTCAAATACGCGCGAACCCCAGTGGGTGTAATTTCTGTGACCAACCgcactttttgttgttttgtttgtttgtttgttaacaCCACTGTAGCATCGTTTAGGAGATTATGCCGCCAACAGGATTAGATTAGCGAGCACAGACACGTAGCATTGCGTGCACTATCGGGGTGCATTTCTACCAGTATTATTTATGCCGGTTTTCCAATGAATATTTGCTTATCTATGACAAAGGACCACTTATAAAGGTGTTTGTATTTATTCGCAGAGACCGATTTCGTCGATAACTTCTTTTGTCAGCCTCAAATTAACTTGTACATAGAGATTTCttataaaagtgtttttcttTACCTTAAGTATTTTCAACAGTACTTTAGAAGAAAAGTTCATGTATTTTGATAATCGTGAATCGTGTTCTTATCAAATCGAGtattttggttaatttttatgttctcTTCTCTACGGCACTGTAGCTACTTTCTGAATGTGCTTGACGACAACTCGATATTCCGTCCTTTTCATTCTTGTGAATTGCTCCCGTGTAAATAATGGAGACGTAATTCACACCAACGCAATTCGTGTTTAACTTATTGAAAACGTATTCGCACGTTCTAAACACCCGTAATCTCACACGTACTGTACTCGGCTCATAAATTAATGAAACCCACATCGAGTTTGTTATTCACCATCCTCACTCAAACACTTTTGTTGTTTATGGACGAAATAACTGTCAAAGCACCCGCATCTCCACAACTATGTGCTCGTTTGATGGTTTACGTTGtcacttgtttgtttcattttgaacagagtttcattttttgttgcagatCTAAAGATattgtaaagttttattttctgaaCAAATTTCTATTTCATTTTTCTCGAACAAACGTGTTTTTCTATAATATTCTTTTGCTTGATACAACAGAGAATGGTTGCTTACGTTTCATATGACGTCATGTAATACCACCGGATGTTACCTAAATCTTGCGGTACTATTTCATACGACCTGTATACGAACACTGTTACGTTTCATCTTACGTCACTTTTTGCCTcttgttttttacaatttattttcaacaaagcTTTCGTCACAAAAACCATTTTACATCGCAGTTACAATCGCACACGGTACAAAGAGTTTTTGTTTGCATATTTCCGCTATGATTCATCGTCAACCTTCGTGTTTTCCTTTCTAAGCACTCAAGTATTATATCATTTAACGCAAAATAACAACGCTGTGTGAAAGATTTTTTGCGATCGTTGAAGGACCAACTTTATGTTTATCGATCGTGTCCTTCCTAATTCGCTGCACTTTTGTGTTTTAGTTTCCTGTATATCATAGACGgtaggttttaattttttgtttgctgaTACGTAACAAACGAACCTGCTTACGTAACGATTACAATCTACTACGTCTCTTTGATGTGTGtagatttattttattttctctgCCAACAGAAATGCCGAAAGCAGCCTCTCAACTGCCCCCTAGTGTCCTTTTGCTACGGGGGCAGACCCCAATAGTTTTTGACTTACAGCGGTTTTTTTTTATGCGATACCGTTCGGTAAATGGTTATGCTACAGTATTATTTTTCTACGTAGATACGTATATAAATGGTGCACTAATTATGTTATACCAACCCTAGTACtatcttcaaaatatttaccacCGACTTCGTGAATTTTCCGTAACCTTAGAAAGTTCTTTCCGGAAATTTCCCTTTCGGCGTTTTTGCTGCTGGCCTGTAATCACTGCACGGCTGACCAAGAAGAAACAAAATAGTGCATGAATATATTTTGTCTGATATAAGCTTTCAACACATTTCACTGTGAAATAATGCATGTTATCAAATCTTGCAAATCGTCGTCAATAAACAGTGGAATATGAAGTATGGATACGAGTCTACTGGTGGTTAAGTCCAACTTAAGCGAATGGCTTCTCAGTGTGAATGTGCACTTCGTTAGCCCAATAGAAAACGGACATGCGGTATAAAAATATACCCAGTTGTCTCTTTTTACAGGTAATTTTAACCTGTCTTTTGGTGGTTGCGATAAAATCTGACGACGTCATTGATTATATCTATAGTTGATGTTGCGGCAAACGCTGATCAATTGAAGGTTGCAAAACAAAACGCTTCACAGATCTACGAATGGCGTCTGAAGCCGGTTGCACTCGTCTTCGTGTTTGCCACCCACTATTATGAAAAATCTTTCGTGGTGGTTGGTACCGTTTCAACGATACAAGCAAAGCAAATCAAGCAAATTCAAAGGAACTATCGTTTAgttctttttttttaattaatcgctgaaaacttattcaaatagaacaTCGTTCACTTCTTGGTCAGCCTTAGCTCACATCCTGGCGGAAGAAGTGTCTTGTTGCTTTTGGTGGACAGCTGGAAGATTTTGCACCTCCACAAGGTAGCGGTATCAAGCTTCCTTGCACTTCCTGCATTATGGAATTTATTTTGGGTTCTCGGATAGAGCAGTGCTTCCACATCCAAAACTTATGTCGCATGTGAGTAATTGAacaatgttttatatttatctTACTCGCAATTGAAACTGTTTACTGCGGTATAGAAAATAGGCTGATACATTTCACACATCTCGTAGTTATTTTCCATTATCTCCTAACTACCACGCGGCGATTTGATTtaaacctttttctttttcagtcATGTCATGCGTATCTTCTGACAGCCGACAATGGTTTATAAGCAACCATTTGCAATTACGACAGGCTATAACCAGTTAGGCCTACATACGCTCGGAAATCTTACTGCATCAAATGGAATTCTTTGGCCAAAAATTGGTACAACGGAGCTCAATTTATGTCCATTAAATTTACAGCAGGTACACATATTACTACCATACtgacattttcaatttcataAGCAACACATTAAGATTTGTGAAGATGAAGTTATTGGTAGAACACGTTTGTACACAAAGTATGCTGGCAAGA belongs to Clavelina lepadiformis chromosome 6, kaClaLepa1.1, whole genome shotgun sequence and includes:
- the LOC143462202 gene encoding uncharacterized protein LOC143462202, with protein sequence MTAAVNSNELLSTLVETDISGKRIISHAANQSVRPYSTNQEYLYAMREDLADWLKGLYAVEINVVNFFNMLETGTLLCQHANNITTCAEYIRKNNININHKRLTKVPSQFLAYNQGRYVRASSFFARDNIANFIGWCRNELQIPESVMFETNDLVLRHNEKNVILCLLEVARRGSKFGVPAPVLVQMEEDIDNEIELEKVAKERNEPPPRAPVKQKVTCDFKSLDEMVQYILGMCTCPSQFPMVKVSDGKYKVGDSANLIFMRILRQHVMVRVGGGWDTLEHYLNKHDPCRCQRHRTERTLTPRHSRTQSGPSPNLQPKTLNSSGNFGRSSTNKQLVNTARLARSTNNLLDITENNRLDKSPDRRRFSSKSRHSSSDTTSTDERPTPQRYTVASAKSPVKTPATSRRERLSLQPDVFNRLSRPKSTPPIQQKSSVQQDNLLVVQRSKKGSHQIQRSVTPSRLSLSQNNKKRGSSTDRSEIRSKSMVSLNNRLSKPKPGPIPAAGNTRTKQRTSVQPNLNKTHPLKTTPAKDNRLRSRSTGDQLESREVEILHALEKECISNQFSLQHERHTSLDSSIDSFDRSQRQSTDNEDSEVAQHMRGLLEPNTPRHPAGYSSLPRARKDKRESEQRSRIPTPVSFQKQSLSSRSIDINDEKTEKKPSRTGTTERVKIESVKTQSNSKSFMNGHSKPQQQQTADEFENDRQSKASLEAQLNRLLNPNALYSGDDQSRFSQKSRTSEHEMNFDPAPLHASGYSPNNEFLAQKSAFVPIENYERENGLSSAGISGQTLHNARCTAVQTQPQAQNGAIGNPSYNSSPKRYDNNMNEQPSGFHGNMTIRSKTVSRLPSHILQSCGLAGSPCFDSGVESTPNGYPMTPNSGSNTREPQWV